The following nucleotide sequence is from Sander vitreus isolate 19-12246 chromosome 11, sanVit1, whole genome shotgun sequence.
taccgactgagctatccgggctcTGACACATTACCCGGAAGTGCTTTATATAAAGCGACGCAAAGACGATTACTTGATAAGACAAATGACGAACAGCAGTAGGCATATACGGCAGGTCCTGGCAGAGATTTTAAAAACCACTTTTTACATGATATCATGACCGCATTTTCTGGCCATGCATTTCTGTCAAAACACGTAAATTCTACGGTAGGTTGACGCTAACTCGAAGCTAACCTAACCTAGCTAGGTAACGTTAATTAACATTAGCCTAAATTTGCAAAGTTTGAAATCGGTGGCTACAACGAAATACGTCAATACTACATTACGAATGACCAAGGACAATTACATTTAACGTTACATTAATGTTGGCAAAGTGAGTATTATTGCATCTTTGTTAGAAAACGAAGTATGGTATGTTCACGTGGGAATTTCACCCCTCTCGCAGGATCAGGTCAAAGAGCTACAGAATGCCATCCAAGAAAGCACTCGCAAACTGGTGGAGGCCCAGCAGAAAAGACTTAGTACTGAGGAAGAGATCATTCAATGGTAACGTTACCGTTATTAAAGTCTGTATGTAGCGTTGGATTGGTTAACTTGAGTTGAGGAGAATTTGGTCTCAGGATTAGAACGTAAAACACTTTCTGTCTTCAGCACCTGTGTCCTGCCTGTGGCGTTTTGCATACGTCACACGGTGATTATCCATAAGGTGGTTATCGGTATTGAACGTTCGGCCCATGTTTAAATTCAGGtttaacatttcacattttactGTGGCGCTAATTGACAGTTGCCATCTCAGTTTTATAAACGCCATTGTAAGCCAAAGTGAagtgtttttctctttgctgTTATAGTTTGTTTaactttattatttaattaattattatttcagCATACTCTTGGATGAATGTTACAAGGAAGCTTACCCTGGTCCCTGAAACACTATATCTTTAATCTCTGTCATGTTTCTGGGGCCCTTATGGCTGGGCGATATGACCCAGATGGATCTTCTATCCCGATCAGAATGTCTGTAGTGAACAAGATAGGCCTATTGGATGTTTTCTTTCACCCTTCAAGGAAGTGAATCTAAATCCTTTTTACATGATCAACCTGAGTTGCTTTTATTCAGCCTGTTACCCAACAGTCGATAGCTTCACTTAAAGTTGGCAAAACAATACTTAAGGCCCTATATAGACTAGGCTACTATCACATCATACAGTGTTGACTTTgttcattcatattttcttaTGAGTCCTGTTCTCATTTGCAGTACCAGAGAAACTGAGCGGAGAGTGGATTTGATGAGGGAAAAAAGTGAAGTTGTTGATACGTTGCAGCATCTGGGTCATCTGCTGCAAGAGGAAAGGCACCTTTCTGAACAACCGAATAGTCAAGCCTCTGAAGACGGGTAATGTGCTGTTACAAACATAGAGAGAAGAGCGAGAGTTACCCTGCATAAACCAAACTTGTTGCCTGTCTGATAACAATGTCACTGTATATTTATTCTCTTTAAGAAATCAAAGGCATGATTTGCA
It contains:
- the LOC144525729 gene encoding uncharacterized protein LOC144525729, whose product is MTAFSGHAFLSKHVNSTDQVKELQNAIQESTRKLVEAQQKRLSTEEEIIQCTRETERRVDLMREKSEVVDTLQHLGHLLQEERHLSEQPNSQASEDGNQRHDLQERNERVTNKARSLAAEILKVKEHLAEAKARNMAAQALIQAPTGKSKRNRGKPKLFEN